The uncultured Desulfuromusa sp. genome has a segment encoding these proteins:
- the phnH gene encoding phosphonate C-P lyase system protein PhnH: MSSSVQDCLDNHTCFRLLLQAMSRPGKIFQMPDAVGTTFITGLMRLLDSILDQQSSFHLINNNAELQHKIKKTTGARFAEAASADFLFALSGNSQGKIMVAKRGRPDLPNDGATIVFGVERLTDGSEETGIKLTGPGIKDAIYPHIEGWGNEELEQLQTVNAEFPLGVDCIFLDQRNRLMCIPRSTRYGGC; encoded by the coding sequence ATGTCTTCTTCTGTGCAGGATTGTCTCGATAACCATACTTGTTTTCGCCTGTTGTTACAGGCGATGAGCCGGCCGGGGAAAATCTTTCAGATGCCTGATGCTGTCGGCACCACATTTATAACCGGTCTCATGCGTTTACTTGATTCCATCCTTGATCAGCAATCCAGCTTCCATCTGATCAACAACAATGCCGAGTTGCAGCATAAAATTAAAAAAACAACCGGAGCCCGGTTTGCCGAGGCAGCATCAGCTGATTTCCTCTTTGCTTTGTCAGGAAACAGTCAGGGTAAAATCATGGTGGCCAAAAGAGGTCGGCCTGATTTGCCGAATGACGGGGCCACAATTGTGTTTGGGGTGGAGCGTCTTACGGACGGTAGCGAGGAGACTGGAATCAAGTTGACTGGTCCTGGAATCAAAGATGCCATTTATCCACACATAGAGGGATGGGGTAACGAGGAATTGGAACAACTGCAAACAGTTAACGCCGAATTCCCTTTGGGCGTCGACTGTATTTTTCTTGATCAGAGGAATCGTTTGATGTGCATTCCTCGTTCAACCCGCTACGGAGGATGCTGA
- the phnW gene encoding 2-aminoethylphosphonate--pyruvate transaminase: protein MMTSSIPENPYLLLTPGPLSTTKTVKQAMLRDWCTWDDDYNMIVQDIRAQLVSLATKTEGYTAVLMQGSGTFSVESVITSVLPDHGKLLVLANGAYGQRIGKIAEKAKISTIVLDSGELNPPDLNLLTKTMATDPQITHVAVVHCETTTGMLNPIAEIGRLVKDAGKTYIVDAMSSFGGVPFDMVDVGADFLISSANKCIQGVPGFGFIIAGTAAIESCAGRGRTLSLDLFDQWNTMEKQQGKWRFTSPTHTVRAFKQALTELEREGGIEVRHQRYLENHRILVQGMKHSGFRCLLDDKDQSPIITAFHSPTHPDYSFPRFYNELKSKGFVIYPGKVTHQDTFRIGNIGDVTPLDMERLVEAIADSMYWDRGQGESR, encoded by the coding sequence ATGATGACGAGTTCAATTCCTGAGAATCCGTATTTGCTGTTGACACCGGGGCCGCTATCGACAACGAAAACCGTCAAGCAGGCGATGCTACGAGACTGGTGCACCTGGGATGACGATTACAATATGATCGTCCAGGATATTCGTGCGCAACTGGTGTCCCTGGCCACAAAAACTGAAGGTTACACGGCGGTGCTGATGCAGGGGAGCGGTACTTTCTCGGTAGAATCCGTCATTACCTCAGTCCTTCCCGATCACGGGAAACTTCTGGTTTTAGCCAATGGCGCTTACGGTCAGCGCATCGGTAAAATTGCCGAAAAAGCAAAAATATCCACCATTGTTCTGGATTCAGGAGAATTAAACCCTCCGGATCTTAATCTGCTGACGAAAACAATGGCCACCGATCCCCAGATTACCCATGTTGCTGTGGTCCATTGTGAAACGACAACCGGAATGTTGAACCCCATCGCAGAAATCGGCCGACTGGTTAAGGATGCAGGAAAAACATACATCGTTGATGCCATGTCAAGTTTTGGAGGGGTTCCTTTTGATATGGTTGATGTCGGAGCTGATTTTTTGATCAGCAGCGCCAATAAATGTATCCAGGGCGTTCCCGGATTTGGTTTTATTATTGCCGGGACCGCTGCGATAGAATCCTGTGCCGGGCGGGGGCGGACATTGAGCCTGGATCTTTTTGATCAATGGAACACGATGGAGAAACAGCAGGGGAAGTGGCGGTTCACTTCGCCAACTCATACTGTTCGTGCATTTAAACAGGCTTTGACCGAGCTTGAAAGAGAAGGTGGCATCGAGGTTCGTCACCAACGTTATCTGGAAAACCACCGGATTCTTGTTCAGGGGATGAAACATTCAGGATTCAGGTGCCTGCTGGACGATAAAGATCAATCTCCCATTATCACGGCCTTTCACAGTCCGACACATCCTGATTATTCATTTCCCCGCTTCTACAATGAGCTGAAAAGCAAGGGCTTTGTCATTTACCCGGGAAAAGTGACCCATCAGGATACGTTCCGTATCGGTAATATCGGAGACGTCACACCGCTGGATATGGAGCGCCTTGTCGAAGCGATTGCTGACTCCATGTATTGGGACAGAGGTCAAGGAGAGTCAAGATGA
- a CDS encoding ATP-binding cassette domain-containing protein, with protein MAQGNPIMLTVENLNKDFHVQILGNKHIPGCRDISFSIEAGQFFSLAGPSGAGKSTVLKCIYRTYLPESGHIWYDSAKYGQVDLATASERVLLDIRNSEMAYVSQFLNVIPRVSALELVMEPILTRNGVSCDEARKRACHLLERLRIPAELFDAYPATFSGGEQQRINIARAISWNPRLLLLDEPTASLDAESIDRVLELLAELREQGTTMVGIFHDQDIMNKTAGHIYYLQ; from the coding sequence ATGGCGCAAGGAAACCCAATCATGCTCACTGTTGAAAATCTGAATAAAGACTTTCATGTCCAAATTCTGGGAAACAAACATATTCCCGGCTGCCGGGATATCTCCTTCAGTATTGAAGCGGGGCAGTTTTTTTCTCTGGCAGGCCCAAGCGGGGCCGGGAAAAGTACCGTTCTCAAGTGTATTTATCGAACCTATTTACCCGAATCCGGTCACATCTGGTACGACTCTGCCAAATATGGACAGGTTGATCTGGCAACCGCATCGGAGCGTGTGCTGCTGGATATTCGCAATAGTGAAATGGCATACGTCTCACAGTTTCTCAATGTTATTCCCAGGGTCTCGGCTCTTGAGCTGGTTATGGAACCGATTCTCACCCGCAACGGGGTTTCTTGTGACGAAGCGCGAAAGCGTGCCTGTCATCTGCTGGAGCGACTGCGGATTCCTGCGGAACTTTTCGATGCCTATCCAGCCACTTTCAGCGGTGGAGAGCAGCAACGCATCAACATTGCCCGGGCAATTAGCTGGAACCCGCGTTTGTTGCTGCTGGATGAGCCGACGGCATCTCTGGATGCTGAATCGATCGATAGAGTTCTCGAATTGCTGGCGGAATTGCGTGAGCAGGGGACAACAATGGTGGGCATTTTTCATGATCAGGACATTATGAATAAAACCGCCGGACACATCTACTATCTGCAATAA
- a CDS encoding carbon-phosphorus lyase complex subunit PhnI: MAYVAVKGGRQAIENACDLLSYQMQKGTSEPLGLEQIEEQLYLAVDRIMSEGGLYAPKLAALALKQAGGDSFEAAFMLRAYRATKSRLMQSQALAMDKMRVIRRISAAFKDIPGGQILGPTSDYTLRLLDFDLLEDSESRRMAFREKLLGHLDPELELPDSFPKVVEILRRDGLLVEKNTMEKEADVFDITRRSLTFPASRSATLQSLSRGETGGMLTLAYSSMRGYGNVHPFIGELRVGYVPLVISHPETGEPYTVGEVKVTEAEVVAQYHGGTEDGPAKFTLGYGLCFGQNELKAISMAVLDRTMRNEDGKSPAEDQEFVLSHIDGIEAMGFCNHWKLPHYVDFQSSLDRLRKTQKMGEKQESES, from the coding sequence ATGGCCTATGTTGCTGTCAAAGGTGGACGTCAGGCGATTGAAAATGCCTGCGACCTGCTGAGTTATCAAATGCAGAAAGGAACCTCAGAACCTCTCGGCCTTGAACAGATCGAGGAGCAGCTCTATCTGGCTGTTGACCGGATTATGAGTGAAGGTGGTCTCTATGCTCCAAAACTGGCAGCTCTGGCTCTGAAACAGGCGGGCGGTGATAGCTTTGAAGCCGCATTCATGTTGCGAGCCTATCGGGCGACAAAATCGAGGCTGATGCAATCCCAGGCGTTGGCGATGGATAAAATGAGGGTTATCCGCAGAATTTCTGCTGCATTTAAGGACATCCCCGGGGGGCAGATTCTCGGTCCGACTAGTGATTATACTTTACGTTTGCTGGATTTCGATCTTCTTGAAGACAGTGAATCGCGGCGGATGGCGTTTCGTGAAAAGTTGCTCGGTCACCTGGATCCGGAACTTGAATTGCCGGACAGTTTTCCCAAAGTTGTCGAAATTCTCCGTCGTGATGGACTTCTGGTTGAAAAAAACACCATGGAAAAGGAGGCGGATGTTTTTGATATCACCCGTCGGTCTTTAACGTTTCCGGCATCGCGCAGTGCAACATTACAGTCCCTCTCCCGAGGTGAAACCGGAGGGATGTTGACCCTGGCCTATTCAAGTATGCGTGGCTACGGCAATGTTCATCCCTTTATTGGTGAACTCCGGGTTGGTTATGTTCCCCTGGTGATTTCGCACCCGGAAACGGGCGAACCATATACTGTGGGGGAGGTCAAGGTCACAGAAGCTGAAGTGGTTGCACAGTATCATGGTGGCACAGAAGACGGCCCGGCCAAATTCACTCTTGGTTATGGGCTTTGCTTTGGCCAGAACGAGCTCAAAGCCATTTCGATGGCCGTTCTGGACCGGACCATGCGCAATGAAGACGGCAAATCTCCCGCAGAAGATCAGGAATTTGTCCTCTCACATATTGATGGTATCGAGGCGATGGGTTTCTGCAACCACTGGAAGCTTCCCCATTATGTTGATTTCCAATCCAGCCTCGATCGACTGCGGAAAACTCAAAAGATGGGAGAGAAACAGGAGTCGGAATCATGA
- a CDS encoding phosphonate C-P lyase system protein PhnG, giving the protein MNHRQEPKHCTAIVNDMPRESIRELLELAEKAPINIISTPKAGLNMMHVLDAFDSEFLLGEVLVSSAEVTLDGNRGFGMVTGDEPERSLARACAEVLLVGNDELLKNRVKNLLERERQELRELRRHEEQLIAGTKVSFNLMAGQ; this is encoded by the coding sequence ATGAACCATAGGCAAGAACCAAAACATTGTACCGCGATCGTGAATGATATGCCTCGCGAAAGTATTCGCGAGCTGTTGGAATTGGCTGAAAAAGCGCCGATTAATATCATCAGTACACCAAAGGCGGGGCTGAATATGATGCACGTTCTTGATGCCTTTGACAGTGAGTTTCTTCTCGGTGAGGTTCTGGTTTCCAGTGCAGAAGTCACCCTGGACGGCAACCGCGGCTTTGGCATGGTTACGGGGGATGAGCCAGAACGCTCTCTGGCCAGAGCCTGTGCTGAAGTGTTGCTGGTTGGAAACGATGAATTACTGAAAAATCGGGTGAAAAATCTTCTGGAACGCGAGCGGCAAGAACTCCGTGAGCTGCGTCGTCACGAGGAACAACTGATCGCCGGAACCAAAGTCTCTTTTAATTTGATGGCGGGGCAATAG
- a CDS encoding GNAT family N-acetyltransferase: MSRQKVDQVRIREAKAGDLPAILDLYRQLIAGDDSEISLEQAEKLFLRIGNYPDYRIYLAERETGQPVGTFALLIMDSLGHRGTPAAVLEDVVVSAADRGSGIGQQMMAFATETARGKGCKKFFFSSGINRSDAHQFYENLGFRQHGYSYYLNL, translated from the coding sequence ATGAGCAGGCAAAAAGTTGATCAAGTGCGGATACGCGAAGCTAAAGCTGGTGATCTCCCGGCGATCCTTGATCTTTACCGCCAATTGATCGCAGGCGATGACAGTGAAATCAGCTTGGAGCAAGCAGAAAAACTTTTTCTCCGCATTGGCAACTATCCCGATTATCGCATCTATCTTGCCGAGCGGGAAACGGGTCAACCGGTGGGTACTTTTGCCCTGCTGATTATGGACAGTCTGGGGCATAGGGGAACTCCAGCGGCGGTTCTGGAAGACGTCGTCGTTTCTGCCGCGGATCGAGGCTCGGGAATCGGTCAGCAGATGATGGCTTTTGCCACAGAAACCGCACGTGGAAAAGGCTGTAAAAAGTTTTTTTTCAGTAGTGGAATCAACCGCTCTGATGCTCATCAATTTTATGAAAACCTTGGTTTTAGACAACATGGATATAGTTATTATCTTAATCTTTAG
- the phnM gene encoding phosphonate metabolism protein PhnM, with the protein MSTRYQIINTKVITPAEILDDASITVSDGVITAISQGQDATCPAVIDARGQYLLPGFIDLHCDAVEKGIEPRPGTFFPTNVALYELDKTLASCGVTTMYHSLSFAENETGIRSNLMAASVLRTVNDMQDNFRIKTRVHTRFEITDHCAVPVLKQLIEEKHVDLFSFMDHSPGQGQFKTISSFKDYFGPVYKKTDAEMNALIATKLQARESEAQHYVSELLSLCRDKQVPIASHDDDTPEKINWLKERQITLSEFPVNMETAQAAKNQGVQTMLGSPNVFRGSSQSGNLSAREAITQGCGDILCSDYAPLTLVHAVFMLRDLGLKTLPEAVRMTSLNPAIAVGIDDQTGSIEIGKDADLVLVGNGGDFPRIVRTFVKGQEVFQSC; encoded by the coding sequence ATGTCGACTCGTTATCAAATTATCAACACCAAAGTCATTACGCCCGCTGAAATTCTGGACGATGCCTCCATCACGGTTTCAGACGGTGTGATCACTGCTATTTCTCAAGGTCAAGACGCAACCTGTCCGGCAGTCATCGATGCCCGGGGACAGTATCTGCTGCCGGGATTTATTGATCTCCACTGTGATGCTGTGGAAAAAGGAATCGAGCCCCGTCCCGGAACCTTTTTCCCTACCAATGTGGCTCTCTATGAGTTGGACAAAACTCTGGCTTCATGCGGTGTCACAACGATGTATCATTCTCTGTCTTTTGCCGAAAACGAAACCGGGATTCGCTCAAATTTGATGGCTGCATCAGTGTTACGAACTGTCAATGACATGCAGGATAATTTTCGCATCAAAACCAGAGTGCATACCCGGTTTGAAATCACCGACCATTGTGCCGTTCCCGTTCTGAAACAATTAATCGAAGAAAAACATGTCGATTTGTTCTCTTTTATGGACCATTCCCCGGGGCAGGGTCAGTTTAAAACGATCTCTTCGTTCAAGGACTATTTCGGCCCGGTTTACAAAAAAACAGATGCAGAGATGAATGCTTTAATTGCGACGAAACTGCAAGCACGGGAAAGTGAAGCTCAGCATTATGTCAGCGAACTCCTGTCGCTCTGTCGCGATAAACAGGTTCCGATTGCTTCCCATGATGATGATACGCCGGAAAAAATCAATTGGCTGAAAGAGCGTCAGATCACTCTGTCTGAATTTCCGGTCAATATGGAAACCGCTCAGGCGGCAAAGAACCAGGGAGTGCAAACCATGCTTGGATCTCCCAACGTTTTTCGAGGCAGTTCTCAGTCAGGAAACCTCAGTGCCCGTGAAGCGATTACACAGGGTTGCGGTGATATCCTCTGTTCTGATTACGCGCCGTTAACCCTGGTGCATGCCGTATTTATGCTCCGGGATCTGGGTTTGAAAACCTTGCCGGAAGCCGTGAGAATGACCAGCCTTAATCCTGCTATTGCTGTTGGCATTGACGATCAGACCGGCTCTATAGAAATCGGCAAAGATGCTGATCTGGTGCTGGTCGGCAACGGCGGTGATTTCCCCCGTATTGTCAGAACTTTTGTGAAAGGGCAGGAGGTATTTCAATCATGTTGA
- a CDS encoding alpha-D-ribose 1-methylphosphonate 5-phosphate C-P-lyase PhnJ: MNLQDWQTQHQNESMYGYNFAFLDDSAKKDIRRSLLKAVAIPGYQVPFSSPEMPVARGWGTGGLQVTLSLVLPQDVLKVIDQGCDDSVNAVNIKKFVAKVAEVNSTTDTTEATLIQTRHRIPEEAMTAGQILVLQVPYPEALREVEPSELETRRMHAEGDYARMWLHLYEDIVHYGEISISYRYPVTVNGHYIMDPSPIPRWDVPKLNMAEHLSLFGAGREKRIYAIPPYTRVEPLEFEDHKFRIEQFPVACSRCGSCNSYLDEIISDVDGSRRYFCSDTGYCDKRCA; this comes from the coding sequence ATGAACCTGCAAGATTGGCAGACACAACACCAGAACGAATCTATGTACGGCTATAATTTTGCTTTTCTCGACGATAGTGCCAAAAAAGATATTCGTCGCAGCCTTCTTAAAGCCGTTGCTATTCCCGGTTATCAGGTTCCATTCAGTTCCCCGGAAATGCCGGTTGCACGTGGATGGGGAACCGGAGGACTGCAGGTGACCTTGTCTCTGGTTTTGCCACAGGACGTCCTCAAGGTCATCGACCAGGGGTGTGATGACAGCGTCAATGCCGTCAATATTAAAAAATTTGTTGCCAAGGTCGCTGAAGTGAATTCAACCACGGACACCACCGAAGCGACGCTGATCCAGACGCGTCACCGGATACCGGAAGAGGCGATGACAGCCGGACAGATTCTGGTGCTTCAGGTTCCCTACCCGGAAGCATTGCGTGAAGTTGAACCGTCGGAGCTGGAAACCCGCCGGATGCATGCTGAAGGCGATTATGCCCGGATGTGGCTGCACCTTTATGAAGATATCGTCCACTATGGTGAAATCAGCATCAGCTACCGGTACCCGGTCACGGTCAATGGTCATTATATTATGGACCCCAGCCCCATTCCTCGTTGGGATGTTCCGAAACTGAATATGGCGGAGCACCTTTCTTTGTTCGGTGCCGGACGAGAAAAAAGAATTTACGCCATCCCTCCATATACCCGCGTTGAACCGCTGGAGTTTGAAGATCACAAATTTCGTATTGAACAGTTTCCGGTCGCTTGTAGCCGCTGTGGCAGTTGCAACAGTTATCTGGATGAAATCATCAGTGATGTTGACGGCAGTCGCCGGTATTTTTGTTCCGATACCGGATATTGCGATAAGAGGTGTGCCTGA
- a CDS encoding sugar phosphate isomerase/epimerase, protein MLKIGSNISEVRIDGNLDHLCRDLDAFQEFGLTAAEIGVHGTDVIRNGKLDLKRIADIQKILNRYPFSYSVHAPNPLNLMDEEDFDLHVDVMRSSLEFTQAIGAEIMVYHPGRFQAEESFGPLGKIVSSEERCRRLLDLEAEILLNFASEFPRQTIAMENARPYRYHSPYCYAETISALQDQVERINRDNVGMTLDFGHLHMAAKFYGFAEIAAVKQVAHLIRHCHVHDNFGGTVYHTDKQQTHQIPLGKGDSHMPVGWGNIDFASIFSCFLDQYQGLLITELRGRYFAATGESAANLLYITENLQAA, encoded by the coding sequence ATGTTGAAAATCGGCAGCAATATCAGTGAGGTCCGTATAGACGGCAACCTTGATCATTTGTGCAGGGATCTGGACGCATTTCAGGAATTTGGTTTGACGGCTGCAGAAATCGGGGTTCACGGAACAGATGTGATCCGCAATGGAAAACTCGATTTAAAGAGGATCGCAGACATTCAGAAGATCCTCAACCGGTACCCTTTTAGTTACAGTGTGCATGCTCCCAATCCTCTCAACCTTATGGATGAGGAAGACTTTGATCTGCATGTTGATGTGATGCGTTCCAGTCTTGAATTTACCCAGGCTATCGGGGCTGAAATCATGGTTTATCACCCCGGCCGCTTTCAGGCTGAGGAAAGTTTTGGTCCGTTGGGTAAAATAGTTTCTTCTGAAGAGAGGTGTCGGAGATTGCTGGATCTTGAAGCGGAAATTCTTCTGAATTTTGCCTCAGAGTTTCCGAGACAGACCATCGCCATGGAAAATGCCAGACCGTACCGTTACCATTCCCCCTATTGCTACGCTGAAACGATTTCAGCTTTGCAGGACCAGGTTGAGAGAATCAATCGGGACAATGTCGGGATGACTCTGGATTTTGGTCATCTGCATATGGCGGCAAAGTTTTATGGATTTGCAGAAATTGCCGCTGTAAAACAGGTCGCCCATTTGATTCGACACTGCCATGTTCATGATAATTTTGGTGGGACTGTCTACCATACGGACAAGCAGCAGACGCATCAAATTCCCCTTGGAAAAGGTGATTCGCATATGCCGGTCGGTTGGGGAAATATTGATTTTGCCAGTATTTTTTCCTGTTTTCTGGATCAGTATCAAGGCCTTCTGATCACTGAACTGCGCGGACGTTATTTTGCGGCCACCGGAGAATCTGCCGCTAATCTTCTCTATATTACCGAAAACTTGCAAGCAGCTTGA
- a CDS encoding ATP-binding cassette domain-containing protein, translated as MEALLKARKLSKIFGSGCPLCCESTGPEFDTNVCPHCQSVVACNDVDFDLYPGEVLGIVGESGSGKSTLIKLAHFEWAASAGEMTLHRSALPVALGDLLADQTASYTRNLFGLSQFQQRQVRNALMGIVYQNPYLGLRMNVSSGGNIAERLLGAGWRHVGKMRERASELLEKTEIPISRMDEPPKNFSGGMQQRVQIAKALSNNPLLLLLDEVTTGLDLSVQARVLDLIRSLQREFQLSMLVVSHDLGVINLLCNRTMVMKHGRVVESGLTDQILQDPQHGYTQLLVASQL; from the coding sequence ATGGAAGCTCTGCTGAAAGCACGAAAATTAAGTAAAATTTTCGGTTCCGGTTGCCCTCTCTGCTGCGAGTCTACCGGACCTGAGTTTGATACCAATGTCTGCCCGCATTGCCAGTCTGTGGTTGCCTGTAATGATGTCGATTTTGATCTTTATCCCGGTGAAGTTCTGGGGATTGTCGGTGAAAGTGGTTCCGGCAAAAGCACCTTGATCAAACTGGCCCATTTTGAATGGGCCGCATCTGCCGGAGAGATGACTCTGCATCGTTCTGCGCTTCCTGTAGCTTTGGGCGACCTGCTGGCAGATCAAACCGCATCTTACACTCGTAACCTGTTTGGACTGAGCCAGTTTCAGCAACGTCAGGTGCGCAACGCCCTGATGGGAATTGTTTATCAGAACCCCTACCTCGGACTGCGGATGAATGTCAGCTCGGGTGGGAATATCGCTGAGCGACTGCTGGGTGCCGGTTGGCGCCATGTCGGCAAAATGCGTGAGCGAGCCTCCGAGTTACTGGAAAAAACTGAAATCCCGATCTCAAGAATGGATGAACCCCCCAAAAACTTCAGCGGCGGCATGCAGCAAAGGGTGCAGATTGCCAAGGCGTTGTCCAACAACCCTTTGTTACTATTGCTGGACGAGGTGACCACCGGACTTGATCTTTCGGTTCAGGCACGGGTGCTGGACCTGATCCGGAGTTTGCAGCGCGAATTTCAACTTTCCATGCTGGTTGTTTCTCACGATCTCGGAGTGATCAATCTCCTGTGCAACCGCACCATGGTGATGAAGCATGGTCGGGTTGTGGAGTCGGGATTGACGGATCAGATTTTACAGGATCCCCAACACGGCTATACCCAGCTTCTTGTTGCTTCACAACTTTAG